One Canis lupus dingo isolate Sandy chromosome 3, ASM325472v2, whole genome shotgun sequence DNA window includes the following coding sequences:
- the LOC112653522 gene encoding cytochrome c oxidase subunit 7C, mitochondrial: MLGQSIRRFTTSVVRRSHYEEGPGKNLPFSVENKWRLLLMMTLYFGSGFAAPFFIVRHQLLKK; this comes from the exons ATGTTGGGACAGAGCATCCGGAGGTTCACGACCTCTGTGGTCCGTAGGAGCCACTATGAGGAGGGCCCCGGGAAG AATTTGCCATTTTCAGTGGAAAACAAGTGGAGGCTACTACTTATGATGACTTTGTATTTTGGATCTGGATTTGCTGCACCTTTTTTTATAGTAAGACACCAACTGCTTAAGAAATAA